The following are encoded together in the Streptomyces sp. NBC_00358 genome:
- a CDS encoding beta-glucanase gives MSDLVFTADFASAGQWVAGHSWAYPDGGPVNPGDGKLDHLVTDPAYSRTGRFRATRRPDGGWDAGLLTTEGSADGFMVRAGDVLETRVRLPTVTGAWPAIWTWRDGGQEIDVFEYHPDNPDLLELSNHVRRTQHYYRDPAIRPGAWVDLVVEFGAQRVVWWVNGVRAFDDRRGVGRTWHACLIVNLSVCAGRYHPPPPPTATEMDFEVAHLTVRRPRSDGPFPAVAEQELDLLD, from the coding sequence GTGTCCGATCTCGTCTTCACAGCGGATTTCGCCTCGGCCGGGCAATGGGTCGCGGGCCACTCCTGGGCCTATCCCGACGGCGGCCCGGTCAATCCGGGCGACGGCAAACTCGACCATCTGGTGACCGATCCCGCCTACAGCCGGACGGGTCGCTTCCGGGCCACCCGACGACCGGACGGCGGATGGGACGCGGGCCTTCTGACCACCGAGGGCAGCGCGGACGGTTTCATGGTCCGCGCGGGCGACGTGCTGGAGACCCGGGTCAGGCTGCCCACGGTGACCGGCGCCTGGCCGGCCATCTGGACCTGGCGGGACGGCGGTCAGGAGATCGACGTCTTCGAGTACCACCCGGACAACCCCGACCTGCTGGAACTCTCCAACCATGTACGGCGTACCCAGCACTACTACCGGGACCCGGCCATTCGTCCGGGCGCCTGGGTCGACCTCGTGGTCGAGTTCGGCGCCCAGCGTGTCGTGTGGTGGGTCAACGGAGTCCGTGCCTTCGACGACCGGCGCGGAGTGGGCAGAACCTGGCATGCCTGTCTCATCGTCAATCTGTCCGTGTGCGCCGGGCGTTACCACCCGCCGCCGCCCCCCACCGCCACCGAGATGGACTTCGAGGTGGCCCATCTGACCGTCCGCAGGCCCAGGTCCGACGGCCCGTTCCCCGCGGTGGCGGAGCAGGAGCTCGACCTCCTCGACTGA
- a CDS encoding MFS transporter — protein sequence MDAPQPNARASGVVATLAFAGTVAAIMQTLVTPLIAELPQILHTTPANSAWVITVTLLVASVCVPVSGRLGDLLGKRRMLLACSVPLVVGSVVCALSSSVVPMIVGRGLQGMGMGMIPLGIALLRDVVPAEKLSSSIALVSASMGIGGGLGLPISAAVAQYTSWRVLFWGSAVLAVAIGALIWFLIPDVPASAKGQRFDVLGALGLGVGLVCLLLGVSKGADWGWGSTTTLGLFVSAVVVLAAWGAWELRTKDPLVDLRTTARPRVLLTNVASIFVGFGMYASMLIIPQLLQFPDATGYGLGQSMLAAGLWMAPGGIMMMIVSPFGGKLTDARGPKFTLICGVLVIALGYGLALALMGTAWGLMLTGMVINSGVGLAYGAMPALIMSSVPLSETAAANGFNSLMRSLGTSVGAAVVGVILAQMTTSAAGYTFTSEGGFRTGLIVGGCVALVAAAIAAVIPAARAAVGGDKAGPAATPETAAAAH from the coding sequence ATGGACGCCCCCCAGCCCAACGCCCGAGCAAGCGGCGTGGTCGCCACGCTCGCCTTCGCCGGCACCGTGGCGGCGATCATGCAGACGCTGGTCACTCCGCTCATCGCCGAGCTGCCCCAGATTCTGCACACCACGCCCGCGAACTCCGCCTGGGTGATCACCGTCACCCTGCTGGTCGCGTCCGTCTGCGTCCCGGTCTCCGGCCGTCTGGGCGACCTGCTGGGCAAGCGGCGGATGCTGCTCGCCTGCTCCGTCCCGCTCGTGGTCGGCTCCGTCGTGTGCGCGCTCTCCTCGTCCGTCGTCCCGATGATCGTCGGGCGGGGTCTGCAGGGAATGGGCATGGGCATGATCCCGCTGGGCATAGCCCTGCTGCGTGACGTGGTGCCGGCCGAGAAGCTGAGTTCCTCCATCGCGCTGGTCAGCGCCTCCATGGGCATCGGCGGCGGTCTCGGCCTGCCCATCTCCGCGGCGGTCGCCCAGTACACGAGCTGGCGCGTGCTGTTCTGGGGCTCCGCCGTGCTCGCCGTCGCGATCGGAGCGCTGATCTGGTTCCTCATCCCGGACGTGCCGGCCAGCGCCAAGGGTCAGCGCTTCGACGTCCTCGGCGCGCTCGGGCTCGGCGTCGGCCTGGTCTGCCTGCTCCTCGGCGTCTCCAAGGGCGCCGACTGGGGCTGGGGCTCCACGACGACGCTCGGCCTGTTCGTCTCCGCCGTGGTGGTCCTGGCCGCCTGGGGCGCCTGGGAGCTGCGCACCAAGGACCCGCTGGTCGACCTGCGCACCACGGCCCGCCCCCGGGTCCTGCTCACCAACGTCGCCTCGATCTTCGTCGGATTCGGCATGTACGCCAGCATGCTGATCATCCCGCAGCTGCTCCAGTTCCCCGACGCCACCGGCTACGGCCTGGGCCAGTCGATGCTCGCGGCAGGCCTGTGGATGGCACCCGGCGGCATCATGATGATGATCGTCTCCCCGTTCGGCGGGAAGCTGACGGACGCGCGCGGCCCCAAGTTCACGCTGATCTGCGGCGTCCTCGTCATCGCCCTCGGCTACGGACTGGCGCTGGCCCTCATGGGTACGGCCTGGGGTCTGATGCTGACCGGCATGGTCATCAACAGCGGCGTGGGCCTCGCCTACGGTGCGATGCCGGCCCTGATCATGAGCTCGGTCCCGCTCTCCGAGACCGCCGCCGCCAACGGCTTCAACTCGCTGATGCGCTCCCTGGGGACCTCGGTCGGCGCGGCGGTCGTCGGCGTCATCCTCGCCCAGATGACGACCAGCGCGGCCGGCTACACCTTCACCTCCGAGGGCGGTTTCCGCACCGGCCTCATCGTCGGTGGCTGCGTCGCCCTGGTGGCCGCCGCCATCGCCGCCGTGATCCCGGCAGCCCGTGCCGCCGTCGGTGGCGACAAGGCCGGCCCCGCCGCCACCCCGGAAACGGCCGCGGCCGCACACTGA
- a CDS encoding VOC family protein produces the protein MTVTFNHTIIAAKDRHESARFLRELLELPEAPSWGLFVNIQLSDGVLLQFAEPPVEIQMQHYAFLVDDELFDRAYRRLCDHGVEHWADPQMRRAGEINNEHGGRGVYFKDPSGHAIELITRPYL, from the coding sequence ATGACCGTCACGTTCAACCACACCATCATCGCTGCCAAGGACCGCCACGAGTCCGCGCGCTTCCTCCGGGAGCTGCTGGAACTGCCGGAGGCGCCCTCCTGGGGCCTGTTCGTCAACATCCAGCTCTCCGATGGCGTGCTGCTGCAGTTCGCCGAGCCGCCGGTGGAGATCCAGATGCAGCACTACGCGTTCCTCGTCGACGACGAGCTGTTCGATCGGGCGTACCGGCGGCTCTGCGACCACGGCGTCGAGCACTGGGCCGATCCCCAAATGCGACGCGCGGGCGAGATCAACAACGAGCACGGCGGACGAGGCGTGTACTTCAAGGACCCGTCCGGCCACGCCATCGAGTTGATCACCCGCCCGTACCTGTAA
- a CDS encoding Lrp/AsnC family transcriptional regulator has protein sequence MDEIDRAILRELQIDGRIAYAELGPKVGLSASAARQRLQRLLDSQAVQVVGVTDPMGMGGQAMALLGIAVDGDPRAVADALAERAEVVYSVLTSGGFDLFAEVVCPGPRDLLDFVNDVVRQIEGVRQVQSFPYFGIHTHRFLWNVG, from the coding sequence GTGGACGAGATCGACCGGGCCATCCTGCGCGAACTGCAGATCGACGGCCGTATCGCCTATGCCGAACTCGGCCCCAAGGTCGGGCTGTCGGCGTCGGCGGCCCGTCAGCGCCTGCAACGCCTGCTCGACTCGCAGGCCGTCCAGGTCGTCGGGGTCACCGACCCGATGGGCATGGGCGGTCAGGCGATGGCCCTGCTCGGCATCGCCGTCGACGGCGACCCCCGAGCGGTCGCCGACGCGCTGGCCGAACGGGCCGAGGTCGTCTACTCGGTGCTGACCTCGGGCGGCTTCGACCTGTTCGCCGAGGTCGTCTGCCCGGGACCGCGTGATCTGCTGGACTTCGTCAACGACGTCGTACGGCAGATCGAAGGCGTCCGGCAGGTGCAGTCGTTCCCCTACTTCGGGATCCACACCCACCGGTTCCTGTGGAACGTGGGCTGA
- a CDS encoding DinB family protein, whose amino-acid sequence MTSPDPKADLHHYLQSARDALLWKLESLSEYDIRRPLTPTGTNLLGLVKHVATVELGYLGDTFGRPSGEPLPWVEEGAEPNADMWVTPDESREHIVALYRRAWAHADATIDDLALETTGRVPWWPAGKDEVTLHHAVVRVISDTQRHAGHADILRELLDGTVGMTRGNDSMAPGDSAWWEDYRDRLERAAREADRDT is encoded by the coding sequence ATGACCTCACCGGACCCCAAGGCCGACCTCCACCACTACCTCCAGTCGGCTCGCGACGCCCTGCTGTGGAAGCTCGAAAGTCTCTCGGAGTACGACATCCGACGCCCGCTCACGCCGACCGGCACCAATCTTCTCGGCCTGGTCAAACACGTGGCGACCGTAGAACTCGGCTACCTCGGCGACACCTTCGGACGGCCGTCCGGTGAGCCACTGCCCTGGGTCGAGGAGGGCGCCGAGCCGAACGCGGACATGTGGGTCACCCCCGACGAGTCACGCGAGCACATCGTGGCGCTCTACCGCCGTGCCTGGGCACACGCGGACGCGACGATCGACGACCTGGCGCTGGAGACGACGGGCAGGGTGCCGTGGTGGCCCGCCGGGAAGGACGAGGTGACGTTGCATCACGCCGTCGTGCGCGTGATCTCCGATACGCAACGGCACGCCGGACACGCCGACATCCTCCGGGAACTCCTGGACGGGACCGTCGGTATGACCAGGGGCAACGACAGCATGGCGCCGGGCGACTCGGCATGGTGGGAGGACTACCGCGACCGCCTGGAACGCGCGGCCCGGGAGGCCGACCGGGACACCTGA
- a CDS encoding 3'-5' exonuclease, with protein sequence MNRAGGLLNVVDVEATCWEGAPPPGAVSEIIEIGLTVVDLDKGVRVEKHRLLVRPARSEVSAFCTELTGLTPGEVAEGLEFAGACRELASRHRTGERPWASWGDYDRHQFTRQCAATATPYPFGHRHTNAKAVFTAAHGLRKRPGMAQALRIADLPLEGRHHRGEDDAWNIAALILGLAAHGTWPPEASAPRT encoded by the coding sequence GTGAACAGGGCCGGGGGACTGCTGAACGTCGTCGATGTCGAGGCGACCTGCTGGGAAGGCGCGCCGCCGCCCGGAGCCGTCAGCGAGATCATCGAGATCGGCCTGACGGTCGTCGATCTGGACAAGGGCGTACGAGTGGAGAAGCACCGCCTTCTCGTGCGGCCCGCGCGGTCCGAGGTCAGCGCGTTCTGCACCGAGTTGACCGGGCTGACTCCGGGCGAGGTCGCGGAGGGGCTCGAATTCGCCGGCGCCTGCCGCGAGTTGGCGTCGCGTCACCGTACGGGGGAGCGGCCGTGGGCGAGTTGGGGCGACTACGACCGGCATCAGTTCACCCGCCAGTGCGCCGCCACGGCGACCCCGTACCCCTTCGGGCACCGGCACACCAACGCCAAGGCGGTCTTCACCGCCGCGCACGGACTGCGGAAGCGGCCCGGTATGGCGCAGGCCCTGCGCATCGCGGACCTCCCCCTGGAAGGCAGACATCACCGCGGCGAGGACGACGCGTGGAACATCGCCGCCCTGATTCTCGGCCTCGCGGCGCACGGGACTTGGCCGCCCGAGGCTTCCGCGCCGCGGACCTGA
- a CDS encoding MerR family transcriptional regulator, which produces MVDGPELITIGQLARRVGLTAKALRHYDRVGLLAPAVVDSDSGYRLYGTDQVALARLVRLLRSVDVPLDQVRACLARPDDETAIRQILVQHRRRLQARLDRVRADLHRTDHLIEDGVTAAMTDQDTQDTGAAGDERRLAVDLFNGVWRLLEQEDRSVEDDDRMLHMAHASRHHWGQVGTPVNLSRGEWQCSRVYAVLGRAEPALHHARRGLEICLAHGIGDWDLAYAYESLARAHAVAGDKEQARAWTEQALAAAENIAEDDDRELVLTDLEGIPAQPRFW; this is translated from the coding sequence ATGGTGGATGGACCTGAGCTGATCACGATCGGCCAACTGGCGCGCCGTGTCGGCCTGACCGCCAAGGCGCTGCGGCACTACGACCGGGTGGGGCTGCTGGCGCCCGCCGTCGTCGACTCCGACTCGGGGTACCGGCTCTACGGCACCGACCAGGTCGCGCTCGCGCGGCTGGTTCGGCTGCTGCGCTCGGTCGACGTACCGCTGGACCAAGTACGTGCCTGCCTGGCCCGGCCGGACGACGAGACCGCCATCCGGCAGATCCTGGTCCAGCACCGGCGCCGGCTCCAGGCACGCCTGGACCGGGTCCGGGCCGACCTGCACCGAACCGACCATCTGATCGAGGACGGAGTCACCGCCGCGATGACCGACCAGGACACGCAGGACACGGGTGCCGCGGGCGACGAACGGCGGCTGGCCGTCGACCTGTTCAACGGGGTCTGGCGGCTGCTGGAGCAGGAGGACCGCAGCGTCGAGGACGACGACCGGATGCTGCACATGGCACACGCCTCGCGCCACCACTGGGGCCAGGTGGGCACCCCGGTGAACCTCAGCCGGGGTGAATGGCAGTGCTCACGGGTCTACGCGGTGCTGGGCCGGGCCGAGCCCGCCCTCCATCACGCCCGGCGGGGCCTGGAGATCTGCCTGGCCCACGGCATCGGCGACTGGGACCTGGCCTACGCCTACGAGTCCCTGGCCCGCGCCCACGCGGTGGCCGGCGACAAGGAGCAGGCCCGTGCCTGGACCGAGCAGGCCCTGGCCGCCGCCGAGAACATCGCCGAGGACGACGACCGCGAACTGGTCCTCACCGACCTGGAGGGCATCCCCGCCCAGCCGCGCTTCTGGTGA
- a CDS encoding transaminase, producing MDRTRLQQLLARESAEAEHRNPRSRAAYERADHLFGRVPMTWMNKTAGAFPRYLDTARGARITDIDGHEYIDFCLGDTGAMAGHSPEVVAEAVRTRFAESGGVTAMLPTEDAEWVGAELTRRFGLARWSFSLTATDANRWSIRLARAVTGRPKILVNSYSYHGSVDESLIVVGPDGHGAARPGNVGAPCDVTLTSRVAEFNDLEQLERELAHGDVAAVLMEPALTNIGIVLPEPGYLEGVRALTRRYGTLLINDETHTFSAGPGGCTAAWNLEPDMLTIGKAIGGGIPAGAYGLSAELADKLLGRADLDLVDMGGVGGTLAGNALSTAATRATLEHVLTDAAFDTMTKLSERFEAGVRAGIDTWGLPWSVSRLGARTEYRFADPAPRTGTESAAAADTELEDFLHLYLANRGILLTPFHNMALMCPSTTEEDVDRHTDVFAAALAELVG from the coding sequence ATGGACCGCACTCGCCTGCAGCAGCTCCTGGCTCGTGAGAGCGCCGAGGCCGAACACCGCAATCCGCGGTCGAGGGCCGCGTACGAGCGAGCCGACCATCTCTTCGGCAGGGTGCCGATGACCTGGATGAACAAGACCGCGGGAGCCTTCCCGCGGTACCTGGACACCGCGCGCGGCGCCCGGATCACCGACATCGACGGCCACGAGTACATCGACTTCTGCCTCGGGGACACGGGTGCCATGGCCGGTCACTCCCCGGAGGTGGTGGCCGAAGCGGTACGGACCCGGTTCGCCGAGAGCGGCGGCGTGACCGCGATGCTGCCCACCGAGGACGCGGAATGGGTGGGAGCCGAACTGACCCGCCGCTTCGGGCTCGCGCGCTGGAGCTTCTCGCTCACCGCGACCGACGCCAACCGCTGGTCCATCCGGCTGGCACGCGCGGTCACCGGCCGCCCCAAGATCCTGGTGAACAGCTACAGCTACCACGGCAGCGTCGACGAGTCGCTGATCGTGGTCGGCCCGGACGGGCACGGCGCGGCCCGCCCCGGAAACGTCGGCGCCCCCTGCGACGTCACCCTCACCAGCCGCGTCGCCGAGTTCAACGACCTGGAGCAACTGGAGCGCGAACTCGCCCACGGCGACGTCGCCGCCGTGCTCATGGAACCCGCGCTCACCAACATCGGCATCGTGCTGCCCGAGCCGGGTTACCTGGAGGGCGTCCGCGCCCTCACACGCCGGTACGGGACCCTCCTCATCAACGACGAGACGCACACCTTCTCCGCCGGCCCCGGTGGCTGCACCGCCGCCTGGAACCTGGAGCCGGACATGCTCACGATCGGCAAGGCGATCGGCGGAGGGATCCCGGCCGGCGCCTACGGGCTCTCGGCCGAACTCGCGGACAAGCTGCTGGGCCGCGCCGACCTCGACCTGGTCGACATGGGCGGGGTGGGCGGCACCCTCGCCGGGAACGCCCTCTCCACCGCGGCGACGCGCGCGACCCTGGAACACGTCCTCACCGACGCCGCGTTCGACACGATGACCAAGCTCTCCGAACGCTTCGAGGCGGGTGTGCGGGCGGGAATCGACACCTGGGGCCTGCCGTGGTCGGTGAGCCGGCTCGGCGCCCGTACCGAATACCGGTTCGCCGACCCCGCGCCGCGCACCGGAACGGAATCCGCCGCGGCGGCCGACACCGAGCTGGAGGACTTCCTCCACCTGTACCTCGCCAACCGGGGCATCCTGCTGACCCCGTTCCACAACATGGCGCTCATGTGCCCTTCGACCACCGAGGAGGACGTGGACCGCCACACCGACGTCTTCGCCGCCGCCCTGGCCGAACTGGTGGGCTGA
- a CDS encoding MarR family winged helix-turn-helix transcriptional regulator: MVRPTHEVEYEQMLLSRHGLMNHKGGRTKDGVLERSAYILLSRIRVQGPMSIGELSDAFGLDASTLNRQTAAAKRAGLVERIPDPDGGMARKFRITDEGVRLLDEERQGLIGSLDRVMADWPETDIAAFASYLRRFNTDIERIGGRPWPRP; this comes from the coding sequence ATGGTCAGGCCCACACACGAGGTCGAGTACGAGCAGATGCTGCTCAGCCGCCATGGACTGATGAACCACAAAGGCGGCCGGACCAAGGACGGTGTCCTGGAGCGCAGTGCCTACATCCTGCTCAGCCGGATCCGGGTCCAGGGGCCGATGTCGATCGGTGAACTGAGCGACGCCTTCGGGCTCGACGCCTCCACCCTCAACCGGCAGACGGCCGCGGCGAAGCGCGCCGGGCTCGTCGAGCGCATCCCCGACCCCGACGGCGGCATGGCCCGCAAGTTCCGCATCACGGACGAGGGGGTGCGGCTCCTCGACGAGGAACGGCAGGGGCTCATCGGTTCCCTGGACCGTGTCATGGCGGACTGGCCGGAGACGGACATCGCCGCCTTCGCCTCCTATCTGCGGCGCTTCAACACCGACATCGAGCGCATCGGCGGCCGTCCGTGGCCGCGTCCGTGA
- a CDS encoding GNAT family N-acetyltransferase encodes MNPLPIIRAYRPADRAAVADVCVSTADEGGDSRARFPDEELMPAIFAEPYCRLEPELAFVLDDGRGRAVGYVVGTGDTAEFVARFRDTWIPRIAHRYPAPTTPPRTPAEEMVGLLHTPERMILPELAGHPAHLHIDLLPDFQRRGHGRALMNTFLTALHDRGVPAVHLGMVTANTPARAFYDRLGFYEIPVDDPGPLTYLGRSTVVEAVARVEGARAVPVAGDAGRP; translated from the coding sequence ATGAACCCTTTGCCGATCATTCGCGCCTACCGGCCCGCCGACCGTGCCGCGGTCGCCGACGTATGTGTGAGCACCGCGGACGAGGGAGGGGACTCGCGGGCCCGGTTTCCCGACGAGGAGCTGATGCCCGCGATCTTCGCCGAGCCCTACTGCCGTCTGGAGCCCGAGCTGGCCTTCGTCCTGGACGACGGGAGGGGCCGGGCGGTCGGGTACGTGGTCGGGACCGGGGACACCGCGGAGTTCGTCGCGCGGTTCCGCGACACCTGGATCCCGCGGATCGCGCACCGCTATCCCGCCCCCACGACACCGCCCCGCACGCCGGCCGAGGAGATGGTCGGGCTGCTGCACACCCCCGAGCGCATGATCCTGCCCGAGCTCGCCGGCCATCCGGCGCACCTGCACATCGACCTGCTGCCGGACTTCCAGCGGCGCGGCCACGGACGAGCGCTGATGAACACCTTCCTCACCGCACTGCACGACCGCGGTGTGCCCGCCGTCCACCTGGGCATGGTCACCGCCAACACGCCCGCCCGCGCGTTCTACGACCGTCTCGGCTTCTACGAGATCCCCGTCGACGACCCCGGCCCGCTCACCTATCTGGGCAGGTCGACGGTGGTGGAGGCGGTTGCGCGCGTCGAAGGGGCGCGGGCCGTTCCCGTGGCGGGAGACGCCGGGCGCCCGTAG
- a CDS encoding alpha/beta hydrolase has translation MRGSARMSADDVSGPGVVDAPAALVPFRVARPGSGPTRAAVLVLHGGTADSRAPVRPWNVARLRMRPFLRAVTRALPDEGTFVGEVRYRHRGWNGADADPLVDVLRALAELADLVGEVPVVLVGHSMGGRAALRAATAPQVRAVVALAPWCPEGEPVAHLQNTRVIVLHGDRDRVTDPKESFALVRRAAEAGSSASAVRVEGGDHAMLRRARTWHRATGSAVADLVTRAVDGSGTLPVDEPGREPGVL, from the coding sequence ATGCGAGGCTCTGCTCGGATGTCGGCGGACGATGTGTCCGGGCCCGGAGTGGTTGACGCGCCCGCGGCACTGGTGCCGTTTCGCGTCGCCCGTCCGGGCTCGGGTCCGACGCGTGCCGCCGTACTGGTCCTGCACGGTGGCACCGCGGACAGTAGGGCGCCGGTACGGCCGTGGAACGTCGCCCGGTTGCGGATGCGGCCCTTCCTGCGCGCCGTGACGCGTGCTCTGCCGGACGAGGGCACGTTCGTCGGTGAGGTGCGCTACCGGCACAGGGGGTGGAACGGCGCGGACGCCGACCCGCTCGTCGATGTCCTGCGGGCGCTGGCCGAACTCGCCGACCTGGTGGGGGAGGTGCCGGTCGTGCTCGTGGGACATTCGATGGGCGGCCGTGCCGCACTGCGTGCCGCGACCGCGCCGCAGGTCAGGGCCGTGGTGGCGCTCGCGCCGTGGTGCCCGGAGGGTGAGCCGGTCGCCCACCTCCAAAACACGCGGGTGATCGTGCTGCACGGCGACCGGGACCGGGTCACCGATCCCAAGGAGTCGTTCGCTCTCGTCCGCCGGGCCGCGGAGGCGGGCTCCTCCGCGAGTGCCGTGCGGGTCGAGGGCGGTGACCACGCGATGCTCCGGCGCGCCCGGACCTGGCATCGGGCCACGGGTTCGGCGGTCGCCGACCTGGTGACCCGGGCCGTCGACGGGTCGGGAACCCTCCCCGTCGACGAGCCGGGCCGCGAACCCGGCGTTCTCTAG
- a CDS encoding FUSC family protein — protein sequence MAGLRTVGAVALALAVLGLLGADVGQMVPGATTAMVATFAIKEKQRREQARTLALGLPVAVVAMSLGALLSSHVVAGDVCFIALIFVAVYCRRYGDRGTALGLIGFQIYFISLFLGAGRTELPGLYATLALAFACSALARFVLVVETPERVLQRLRKAFRARVGQLVSAQTELLDADPDDVEDALDDVRVHTARLHESAMMIQNRLEEGTSDSTTASLLQRRIADAEIAAERLGLLILTARSAESADTLALHLPNAPLPAPGDRLRAQDETTAILHRDLDALRLLVTRPSSAGDGAGMAQVRNRLLGYREEENLPRVPAVVQDVFRGIGETARAALGLRLALDGPEDESDDSPETTRSREELDAEDVAIVAEEERDEPRPAGLDRPTTRAAVQVSVGSALAIIGGELLFPQRWYWAVLTCWVVFLNTSSTGEILVKGYRRLLGTVLGVIAGVGMAGVVGDHTWTAFALVLLFIFAMYFTGPLSYALQSFFVTAMLGLLYTVLNTYSPAVLVLRIEETALGAVCGVIAAALVLPVPTDRRTDELLATVLTRLGDASGAAVEQLSGGIALDLLDKARDLDSALDDLRASTKPLTHPITPWRNRRQTARYIVALLETCAYHARSLAATAELVPYSRTVGADPRLKLAGRRIGHNIEVLVARVKDDAGDGVAETGASLAAMLEPQTPDAPRHDRVTGRVLRHLQRLDEGVIGLARPLGVPISTPDKPDKPGKKVSRSVAR from the coding sequence ATGGCCGGACTGCGGACCGTCGGTGCCGTCGCCCTCGCGCTCGCCGTTCTCGGTCTGCTCGGAGCCGATGTCGGCCAGATGGTGCCCGGCGCCACGACCGCCATGGTCGCGACGTTCGCCATCAAGGAGAAACAGCGCCGGGAGCAGGCCCGCACGCTGGCGCTCGGCCTGCCCGTGGCGGTCGTCGCGATGTCGCTGGGCGCGCTGCTGAGCAGCCATGTGGTCGCGGGCGACGTGTGTTTCATCGCGCTCATCTTCGTGGCGGTGTACTGCCGCCGGTACGGTGACCGCGGTACGGCTCTCGGGCTGATCGGCTTCCAGATCTACTTCATCTCCCTGTTCCTCGGAGCCGGCCGCACCGAGCTTCCCGGGCTGTACGCCACCCTCGCCCTCGCCTTCGCCTGCAGCGCGCTGGCCCGCTTCGTCCTCGTCGTCGAGACGCCCGAGCGCGTCCTCCAACGGCTACGCAAGGCGTTCCGGGCCCGCGTGGGCCAGTTGGTGTCCGCCCAGACCGAGCTGCTCGACGCCGATCCCGACGACGTCGAGGATGCCCTGGACGACGTACGAGTGCACACCGCGCGGCTGCACGAGAGCGCCATGATGATCCAGAACCGTCTGGAGGAGGGAACCAGCGACAGCACGACCGCCTCGCTGCTCCAGCGGCGGATCGCCGATGCCGAGATCGCCGCCGAGCGGCTCGGTCTGCTCATCCTCACGGCGCGCAGCGCCGAGAGCGCCGACACGCTCGCCCTGCACCTGCCGAACGCGCCCCTGCCCGCACCCGGTGACCGGCTCCGGGCGCAGGACGAGACGACCGCGATCCTGCACCGTGATCTCGACGCACTGCGGCTGCTGGTCACCCGTCCGTCCTCCGCCGGGGACGGCGCCGGGATGGCGCAGGTGCGCAACCGGCTGCTCGGATACCGGGAGGAGGAGAATCTTCCCCGGGTCCCGGCGGTCGTGCAGGATGTCTTCCGCGGTATCGGAGAGACGGCGCGCGCCGCCCTGGGGCTGCGCCTGGCGCTCGACGGACCCGAGGACGAGTCCGACGACTCCCCCGAGACGACACGTTCCCGTGAGGAGCTGGACGCCGAGGACGTCGCCATCGTCGCCGAGGAGGAGCGGGACGAGCCGCGCCCCGCGGGGCTGGACCGGCCCACGACCCGGGCGGCGGTGCAGGTCTCGGTCGGTTCGGCGCTCGCCATCATCGGCGGTGAGCTGCTCTTCCCGCAGCGGTGGTACTGGGCGGTGCTGACCTGTTGGGTCGTCTTCCTGAACACCTCGTCGACCGGGGAGATCCTGGTCAAGGGCTATCGCCGGCTGCTGGGCACGGTCCTCGGCGTCATCGCGGGTGTGGGCATGGCGGGTGTGGTGGGCGACCACACCTGGACCGCGTTCGCGCTGGTGCTGCTGTTCATCTTCGCCATGTACTTCACCGGCCCACTGTCGTACGCCCTGCAGTCCTTCTTCGTCACGGCGATGCTGGGACTGCTGTACACGGTGCTCAACACGTACAGTCCCGCGGTACTCGTCCTGCGGATCGAGGAGACGGCGCTCGGCGCGGTCTGCGGGGTGATCGCGGCCGCACTGGTCCTCCCCGTACCGACCGACCGCCGTACGGACGAACTCCTCGCGACCGTGCTCACCCGGCTCGGTGACGCCAGTGGCGCGGCGGTGGAGCAGCTCAGCGGCGGGATCGCGCTCGATCTGCTGGACAAGGCCCGAGACCTGGACTCGGCGCTGGATGATCTGCGGGCCTCCACCAAACCGCTGACCCATCCGATCACTCCGTGGCGGAATCGCCGTCAGACCGCCCGCTACATCGTCGCCCTGCTGGAGACGTGCGCCTATCACGCGCGGTCGCTGGCGGCCACGGCCGAACTCGTCCCCTACAGCAGGACCGTCGGCGCGGATCCCCGGCTCAAGCTGGCGGGCCGTCGGATCGGCCACAACATCGAGGTCCTCGTCGCGCGGGTCAAGGACGACGCGGGTGACGGAGTCGCGGAGACCGGTGCGAGCCTCGCCGCCATGCTGGAGCCGCAGACCCCGGACGCGCCCCGCCACGACCGCGTCACGGGCCGGGTCCTGCGGCATCTCCAGCGCCTGGACGAAGGGGTGATCGGGCTGGCCCGCCCGCTGGGGGTGCCGATCTCCACACCCGACAAGCCCGACAAGCCCGGCAAGAAGGTGTCGCGGAGCGTGGCACGGTAG